One genomic window of Methanosarcina acetivorans C2A includes the following:
- a CDS encoding UvrD-helicase domain-containing protein has protein sequence MRIEDFSKDKINIIKKDGVFVVKACAGSGKTCVVAAKISSLLKEWISPNRGIAAISFTNVAWQEIEDKLKKDFGADSGLYYPHFIGTIDSFIDKYLLLPFGHLVLNCENRPEIIMNWEPEIRGKLECKKSGCKLSNLSYDINGNSFGFG, from the coding sequence TTGAGGATTGAAGATTTTAGTAAAGATAAAATAAATATAATAAAAAAAGATGGTGTATTTGTTGTCAAGGCATGTGCAGGGAGTGGAAAAACATGTGTAGTTGCTGCTAAAATTTCTTCATTACTAAAAGAATGGATATCTCCTAATAGAGGAATAGCAGCAATATCATTTACTAATGTTGCTTGGCAAGAAATTGAAGATAAGTTGAAAAAGGATTTTGGAGCAGATTCAGGGTTATATTACCCACATTTCATTGGAACTATTGATAGTTTCATAGATAAGTATCTATTATTACCTTTTGGGCACTTGGTTCTTAATTGCGAAAATAGGCCAGAAATTATAATGAATTGGGAACCTGAGATCAGAGGAAAGCTCGAATGTAAGAAAAGTGGATGTAAATTAAGTAATCTCTCTTATGACATTAATGGAAATTCATTTGGATTCGGTTAA
- a CDS encoding protein-tyrosine phosphatase family protein: MPSLLSPREMPSIEGIRIPLNFYVVLKEPVLLAGMSRPRESTPWEKIGEAGFSNVVCLSSSEVNYNPYPLKLLFSAELEDLYFGYGPEDPEREERLIRQATAVIRSKMDEGEGIVVHCLGGIGRTGTVLGCVLKDLVFSVAEVLNYLDELTMHRGFGGWPEAEWQEEMIRKY, encoded by the coding sequence ATGCCCTCGTTGTTGAGTCCAAGGGAGATGCCTTCAATAGAAGGTATCCGAATTCCACTGAATTTCTATGTCGTGCTCAAAGAGCCTGTTCTTCTTGCTGGCATGTCTCGTCCACGGGAGTCTACCCCCTGGGAGAAAATTGGGGAAGCCGGTTTTTCAAACGTAGTCTGTCTCAGCAGTTCGGAGGTTAATTACAATCCATATCCTCTCAAATTGCTGTTCTCTGCAGAATTGGAAGACCTTTATTTTGGTTATGGGCCGGAGGACCCTGAAAGAGAGGAGCGGCTTATCAGGCAGGCAACTGCTGTCATAAGATCAAAAATGGATGAAGGAGAAGGGATTGTTGTCCACTGTCTGGGGGGCATAGGCAGGACAGGCACGGTTCTCGGATGTGTGCTCAAGGACCTTGTTTTTTCGGTGGCCGAGGTACTTAACTATCTTGATGAACTAACTATGCATCGAGGCTTTGGAGGGTGGCCTGAAGCTGAATGGCAGGAAGAAATGATACGAAAATACTAA
- a CDS encoding Fic family protein, producing MKLPKVPEFSKEALEEAEKFRHDDQIADLVNEYNERYLHWEELKHRKLPLDPVIVWNLMKLSRELKAKSLKFGDWVFKYNLIDEFHERLHILDKSAAGNLLSSLDALQDNRRKYIISSLMEEAIASSQIEGAATTREIAKKMLQENRKPKNKDEKMIVNNYDTVKHIVDIKNEAFTPERILEIHRMITGGTLEQPQYEGNFRESNEIAVYSHDGTLLHKPVEYTEVPKLVKELCDFAKSKDEDFIHPVIKGIIIHFLVGYIHPFNDGNGRTARALFYWYLIKNDYWLFEYMAVSRVINNSKKQYRNAYIYTESDRTPNDSGDLTYFIKYNLDCIQKALDDTLEYLERKQKEQAQTLKIITESGNLTLRQAEILKQFLKQPEKPVTIKEIVTIYSVAYATARSDLFRLAELGYVEKRKAGKEFIFVCKRAY from the coding sequence ATGAAACTCCCGAAAGTCCCTGAATTTTCAAAAGAAGCCCTTGAAGAAGCTGAAAAATTTCGTCATGACGATCAAATTGCAGATTTGGTTAATGAATATAATGAAAGGTATCTGCACTGGGAGGAGTTAAAACATAGAAAACTCCCCCTTGACCCTGTCATTGTATGGAACCTGATGAAATTGTCGAGAGAATTAAAAGCAAAATCCTTAAAATTTGGGGACTGGGTTTTCAAGTATAACTTAATAGATGAATTTCATGAAAGACTTCACATCCTTGATAAATCCGCAGCAGGAAATCTTCTAAGCAGCCTTGATGCCTTACAGGACAATAGAAGAAAATACATTATCAGTTCCCTGATGGAAGAGGCAATCGCTTCAAGCCAGATAGAAGGAGCAGCAACTACAAGGGAAATTGCAAAAAAGATGCTGCAGGAAAACAGGAAGCCCAAAAATAAAGACGAAAAAATGATTGTAAACAATTACGATACAGTAAAGCATATAGTGGATATAAAAAATGAAGCCTTCACCCCCGAGAGAATTCTTGAAATCCACAGGATGATCACAGGAGGAACACTTGAACAACCCCAATACGAAGGCAATTTCAGGGAAAGCAACGAGATTGCCGTTTATTCCCATGACGGGACACTGCTTCATAAACCTGTGGAATACACCGAAGTCCCTAAGCTGGTTAAGGAATTATGTGATTTTGCCAAAAGCAAGGATGAAGATTTCATTCATCCCGTGATAAAGGGGATAATCATCCATTTCCTGGTCGGATACATCCACCCCTTCAACGACGGAAACGGCAGGACCGCAAGGGCTCTTTTCTACTGGTATCTCATCAAAAACGACTACTGGCTTTTCGAGTACATGGCAGTCTCAAGAGTAATAAATAACTCAAAAAAACAGTATCGGAATGCCTACATCTACACCGAATCCGACAGAACCCCCAACGATTCCGGTGACCTCACATATTTCATCAAATACAATCTCGACTGCATACAAAAAGCCCTTGATGACACCCTCGAGTATCTGGAAAGAAAACAAAAAGAGCAGGCTCAAACCCTTAAAATCATTACCGAATCCGGAAATCTTACTTTAAGGCAGGCAGAAATCCTCAAGCAGTTCTTGAAGCAGCCTGAAAAACCCGTCACAATCAAAGAAATAGTGACCATTTACAGTGTGGCGTATGCTACAGCCAGAAGTGACCTTTTCCGGCTTGCAGAACTGGGATATGTTGAAAAAAGGAAGGCTGGGAAGGAGTTTATTTTCGTATGCAAGAGGGCTTATTGA
- a CDS encoding ATP-dependent nuclease, with the protein MYLKRMHVKNFRCIKEINLELNSGLNVIIGANNSGKTSILDSLRLALGIGSYSRSIYVSNEDFFVDEFGQKAQTIEIDLTFSELTPEDRGVFIEMLKVNGDGNHELEFHVRYKIEKKNGIEKIRVRYWGGEKEANTIPIEVMELFHIVYLEALRDSENYLKPNRGNKLGQLFLKLVPDETAQEKHAQQIYESITANEDWNELITDARKKINEHLENTTLEHDTLSIDIDFAPVDFTKIAERLKIYIPILKKIKREMIENIFEEEGWEKYFEYPHSDELILKKDIKDLLKNEANSELKFKISKLEKFIQKFEIYQNGLGYNNLIYIATIIGDLIERVNRKSENYIALLIEEPEAHLHPQLQNILFNYFKNIESKNIQIFLTSHSPTITAKTDIDTVILMENSFNVDILPLKDIEFEDETDKKYLQRFLDVTKSQLFFANGVIFVEGISEAMLLHIFSKILGIDLEKNGIEVVNIGGVAFKPFAKLFNSEHMDKKIKVRAAILSDDDESDGEVSSRARNLDELNSENLKVFLGKKTFEYELFLLNEDLLTNLYKKLHPRFNPHENTEKNADDLVKKLKSNKDKGEFSQFLMMELIEKEDVRNKFRVPEYIEECVKWVVGY; encoded by the coding sequence ATGTATCTAAAGAGAATGCATGTCAAAAACTTTAGATGTATTAAAGAGATTAATTTAGAACTTAACTCGGGATTAAATGTAATTATTGGTGCCAATAATTCTGGAAAAACTTCTATACTGGACTCATTGAGATTAGCTCTAGGCATTGGTAGTTACAGTAGAAGCATTTATGTTTCAAATGAGGATTTTTTTGTAGATGAATTTGGACAGAAAGCCCAAACTATTGAGATAGACCTTACTTTTTCTGAACTGACTCCAGAGGATAGGGGAGTCTTCATTGAGATGTTAAAAGTTAATGGTGATGGAAACCATGAATTAGAGTTTCACGTTAGGTATAAAATTGAGAAAAAAAACGGAATTGAAAAAATTCGGGTTAGATATTGGGGAGGAGAAAAAGAGGCAAATACTATTCCAATAGAAGTTATGGAACTATTTCACATCGTATATTTGGAGGCATTAAGAGATTCTGAGAATTATCTAAAGCCTAATAGAGGAAACAAATTAGGCCAACTGTTTCTAAAATTAGTTCCAGACGAAACTGCACAAGAAAAACACGCCCAGCAAATATACGAAAGTATTACTGCAAACGAAGATTGGAATGAACTAATAACGGATGCAAGAAAAAAGATTAATGAACACTTAGAAAATACGACTCTTGAGCATGATACTCTTAGCATAGATATTGATTTTGCTCCAGTGGATTTTACGAAGATTGCAGAAAGATTGAAAATTTATATACCTATCTTAAAAAAGATAAAAAGAGAAATGATAGAAAATATTTTTGAAGAAGAAGGATGGGAAAAATACTTTGAATATCCACATTCAGACGAACTGATATTAAAGAAAGACATAAAAGACTTATTGAAAAATGAAGCAAACTCTGAACTTAAATTCAAGATTTCAAAATTAGAAAAGTTCATTCAGAAGTTTGAGATATATCAAAATGGATTAGGATATAACAATTTGATATACATAGCAACTATAATAGGCGATTTGATTGAGAGAGTAAATAGGAAAAGTGAGAATTACATCGCACTTTTAATCGAAGAACCAGAGGCGCACCTCCATCCTCAACTACAAAATATATTGTTTAATTATTTTAAGAATATAGAATCAAAAAATATTCAAATTTTTCTCACTTCACATTCGCCTACAATTACAGCTAAAACTGATATCGATACAGTTATTTTAATGGAAAATAGTTTTAATGTAGACATTTTGCCTTTAAAAGATATTGAATTTGAAGATGAAACAGATAAAAAATATTTGCAGCGATTTCTTGACGTCACAAAATCACAGTTATTTTTTGCAAATGGAGTAATATTTGTAGAAGGAATCTCAGAAGCTATGCTTCTCCATATTTTTTCAAAAATTTTGGGTATTGATTTAGAGAAAAACGGAATTGAAGTTGTAAACATCGGTGGAGTAGCTTTTAAGCCTTTTGCGAAATTATTTAATTCAGAACATATGGATAAAAAAATAAAAGTAAGAGCTGCTATACTGTCAGATGATGATGAATCAGACGGAGAAGTATCTAGCAGAGCAAGGAATCTGGATGAACTTAATAGTGAAAATTTGAAGGTATTTTTAGGTAAAAAAACTTTTGAGTATGAACTATTTCTCTTAAATGAAGACCTTTTAACAAATTTATATAAAAAGTTACACCCTCGCTTTAATCCTCATGAAAATACTGAAAAAAATGCAGATGATTTAGTAAAAAAGTTAAAATCAAACAAGGACAAGGGTGAATTTTCTCAATTCTTAATGATGGAACTAATCGAGAAAGAAGATGTAAGAAATAAATTCAGAGTTCCAGAATATATAGAAGAATGTGTAAAATGGGTGGTTGGGTATTGA
- a CDS encoding UvrD-helicase domain-containing protein produces MSYSDSSHFSNCSLSHRYCKAAKIQLRQSGYLTQADANFFVMKLLEKYPDIAKAIVYRFPIFLIDEAQDTSDVQMKIFELLLENGLERLMLIGDPNQAIYEWRTANPEVFTRKEIEWETLNLYENWRSSKEICAFTDKIVSTDYVSTACNEEIKDFNFKPEIWGYDVNKSLNLETNRLIEEFIRICIIKGISISKEKVAILVRGKDILTEIRNQGDFVRKEPWKEQIRNNGKQEMDVNRIHYRNISKSKYLFDKKDYKESFRLLEKTIFAIKNGKEYVSNDELKEFIEQIDFKKWRIGLFDLLARLPSTDVSLKEWVDLANEVIRGDCFFGISDFEIKIKKGTNEIKFGQIFVDKEVETENYTLGTVHSVKGRTFEAVLLILKEKAYRNKKYVDLINENINENEEKRIIYVGTTRPQKILVIAVPESDKKVWECKFYGNNGCKQKQLDLSAFTCANLS; encoded by the coding sequence ATTAGTTATAGTGATAGCAGTCATTTTTCAAATTGTAGTCTAAGCCATCGTTACTGTAAGGCAGCAAAAATCCAACTACGTCAAAGTGGTTATTTAACTCAAGCTGATGCAAATTTTTTTGTGATGAAGTTGCTGGAAAAGTATCCAGACATTGCAAAAGCTATTGTATACAGATTTCCTATATTTCTTATAGATGAAGCTCAAGATACTTCTGATGTCCAAATGAAAATTTTTGAACTTTTGTTGGAAAATGGATTAGAAAGGCTTATGCTAATAGGGGATCCAAATCAAGCAATATACGAATGGAGAACAGCGAATCCGGAAGTATTTACAAGAAAAGAAATAGAATGGGAAACGCTAAATCTTTATGAAAATTGGAGAAGTTCAAAGGAGATTTGTGCTTTTACAGACAAAATAGTCTCAACTGATTATGTTTCAACCGCTTGTAATGAAGAAATCAAAGATTTTAATTTTAAACCAGAAATTTGGGGATATGACGTAAATAAATCCCTGAACTTAGAGACAAATAGACTAATTGAAGAATTCATAAGAATCTGTATAATTAAAGGCATTTCAATTAGTAAAGAAAAAGTAGCGATCTTGGTTAGAGGTAAAGATATTTTAACCGAAATTAGAAATCAAGGTGATTTTGTTAGAAAGGAACCTTGGAAAGAACAAATAAGAAATAATGGCAAACAAGAGATGGATGTAAATAGAATTCACTATAGGAATATAAGCAAAAGCAAATATCTGTTTGATAAGAAAGATTATAAAGAGTCTTTTAGATTACTTGAAAAAACTATTTTCGCGATAAAAAACGGGAAAGAGTATGTTTCAAATGATGAGCTAAAGGAGTTCATTGAGCAAATTGATTTTAAGAAATGGCGAATAGGATTATTTGATCTTCTTGCAAGGTTACCAAGTACTGATGTAAGTCTGAAAGAGTGGGTGGATCTTGCAAACGAGGTTATTAGGGGTGACTGTTTTTTCGGCATAAGTGATTTTGAAATTAAAATTAAGAAAGGTACTAACGAAATAAAATTTGGGCAAATCTTCGTAGATAAAGAAGTGGAAACTGAGAATTATACTTTAGGAACAGTTCATTCGGTAAAAGGAAGAACTTTTGAAGCTGTTCTCTTGATTTTAAAAGAAAAAGCTTACAGAAATAAAAAATATGTTGATCTTATAAACGAAAATATAAATGAGAATGAAGAAAAACGAATTATATATGTTGGTACCACAAGACCTCAAAAAATTCTAGTAATTGCAGTTCCAGAAAGCGATAAAAAGGTATGGGAATGCAAGTTTTACGGAAACAATGGATGCAAGCAAAAACAATTGGATCTTTCTGCCTTCACATGTGCAAACCTAAGCTGA